CCACTTGCACTgggcatctgttttttttttccgtgcCTTAGACCTCctgtccccttctctctctctctctctctctctctctctctctctctctctctctctctctctctctctctctctctctctctctctctctctctctctgcaggaaaTATTATAACAGAATTATTTATGAGTGagatattatcaaatataaaacaccctctctctctctctctctctctctctctctctctctctctctctctctctctctctctctctctctctctctctctggtttccatGAAGGAAATATTCTAACAGAATTATTTATGAGAAAGATTATCGgatattaaggtctctctctctctctctctctctctctctctctctctctctctctctctctctctctctctctctctctctctgtatatatatttatatatgtatatatatgtgtgtgtgtgtgtgtgtatacactgtatataaacagatttataaacatatatattgtgtatatgaatatgtgcgtatgtatataatatatcgtcaccctcataaactaactgcccaagtcattttctccacttgttgcgAAATAAAAACAACCTTCTCAttccctaattctttatatcattgtgttgaacttcaattaacaaattctaattcacaaattcttccattaagaatttgtgaattgaaacccaagagaatgatataaagaattaggaaaagaGAAGgttctttttgatttcccaacaagtggagaaaatgacttaggcagttagtttaagAGGGTGACGATATGCagcctatgtgtgtgtttgttgaatgtcataactttaaaagaaaattaaagttaaGATAATTTGCCATTCGCtttaatatttattgatttttccCCCCGGTGTTTAAggattttaaagattattattattattattattattattattattattattattattattattattattattattattcatttagaaTGAGCTTGTTTGACAAGTTAATTACTCTCTGAccttttgaaattaaattttgtgtAAATTTTATTATGCTGAAAATtgaattaatactctctctctctctctctgatatatatatatatatatatatatatatatatatatatatatatatatatatatatatatatatacatatatatagatatatgctttatgtatatatatatgctgtatatatatatgctgtatatatatatatatatatatatatatatatatatatatatatatatatatatatatatatatatatgtgtgtgtgtgtgtgtgtatgtacgtataaaaTGTTTATGATTTAAACTTAATAAATGTTAGATGAATATTTTCTAACTTCACCCACTTTCATTTCATGATAAATTGTCATTAATAAAATCCATAAGAAGTTAACCCAAATAAACGATAAATAGATAAATTCTAATTCAATACATTTATTAATAAACAATGTATTTACTCATAAGCAACAAACAAACATCAAAATATGTGATAAATATATCCACTTTCAACCATTGCAAGCTGCTTGGAAACGTTAATGCCTAGCGATCTACTGAACTGGGATTCGGGGCCTGCTCAAACTCTATAGCTTCTTGTGGTGGCTGCAATTTGACTATATGAGCTAAGGGTGaaggttttgggaagcctatatatctacctgctgagttatcaccagctattgcctgtccttccctggtcctagcttggccactgattgtatatatatatatatatatatatatatatatatatatatatatatatatatatatatatatatatatatatatatatatatatatatatatacacatatatatatatacacatatatatacagtatatatatatatatatatatatatatatacacatatatatatatacagtatatatatatatatatatatatatatatatatatatatatatatatatatatatatatatatatatacactcatatatatggtcagtttctagggcattgtcactgtcccttacctctgccactcatgagcaacctttaaacaagcacttttcaataacatattttcattaatttatgatgatttcattttctatttgaatgaaatcaaatacattCTTAATCCGGATGAATGtttaataactttatgaaataattatcaaatgtatatatatacaggggatCCCTTTTTATGAGGCCCGCACCGACCTACCTAATGCAATATATTTTTCCGCCATTTGAGCCCTCCCGCGAGACGAGATTACATTCTAGATTACATTTGCCGAAACGGGTAGATTACATTGGATCAGTTTGACGCGATTACATTCCGCGGAGTGATTTCATGAACGCGCGACATCATGCAATTGCTTCCTTTGGTAAGCCTCTTAACGTTATCAAAAGAGTAATTGATTTAAAGTAACATGAATTAAGGCATAATTAAGCAGAATTACATGGAATTACATTACGGGAATCTATTATACGGAGAACGTCATTCCGAAAAAATCCGGGTCATGTTTATGaaaatgattttgtattttgaataatACTAATTCATGAAGACTGTCATGAGAGATTTGGGAAGGTTTGGCAAGTTAAGCTTTTGTATGGTTAgtcatacatgcaaacacacacacactcacacacacccacacacacacacacacacacacacatatatatatatatatatatatatatatatatatatatatatatatatatatatatatatatatatatatatatatatataaagagccaagaaaggaaaaatgaaaaggcttgattggagtaagtacctTTGTACTTTAGTGACATCAATGGACTCATGATGAGAATACATACACAGAGACAGTATGTAGTATACAGGAGAATGGGATTCCTGAGCTGTCAGATTTTTTATAATTCCAGGTAAGTCAGATTTAAGATAAGAAGATGATACCATATTGATAGAAAACAAACAgggcttttgtgtatatatatatatatatatatatatatatatatatatatatatatatataaatatatatatatatatatatatatatatatatatatatatatatttatatatatatatatatatatatatatatatatatatatatatatatatatatatatatttatatatatatatatatatatatatatatatgtatatatatatatatatatatatataatatatatatatatatatatatatatatatatatatatatatatgtatatatattaatatacatattaggtatgtatatatacatataaatatcaaccacaatggcatttaatatcaaattctgccTTTGGCAATGTAtacccactggaaattcatttatgataacagcttctgggtacacaaagattcgaacctatgcctcttagacgAATCCGTGCCTacagggactctaaccaaccatgttaacaggagagatataagtttattacaagtctagcGTACATATCCatctcgaattcaggaatctgttcttatatttgaaataaacccatctccaccatgattagtgagtttgcaatatGTGGTTTTTTAAGATTaagatatatcactaacactcgtgtttttaatcaatgtaaatatcaaccacaatggcatttagtatTGAATTCTACTTGTGAGAATATATATCCATAGGAAATTCATTCATAATAATAGCTTCTAACCTTCCAGAACCTAAATTGCATAAATCTTTTTTAAAGACATGGTGGAAAAGGAGAAAATTTCATTCCAGAAACTaagatagcaaacgtctgcaaacTTATACGTAAAGCAAAAGACAAAcagaaagatagaaagatagagTCTTGTGGAGCCACATAAgaaccacccccaccccccaccccctccaaaTATTTGAGAAGAAACAGGAGGACCTACCTGGGGGAATAATGGGTTTAGGGTGAAGGAGGAGGTCTGGTTTCTTGGGGCCACTTTAGAAGATAAATCGCCCAACGTCTCAACTTCTTTCATACGTCACATTCGCTGGGTTTCTAGAAACGACCTCTGGTGAGGAGAGTGACCCACCCGCGAGACTTCAGTCATTGGCTGGCCTTGAAGCAAGCCAGATGCTGGGCTCTTGTGTATTTAATAACATCATTGTAAGGATGATAATAACTTTTATAACTATTGATAATGTTAATTTGAAGAGTAAGAAGGAAATGATAAAAATAGTCAAATTATGCCACCATATTAAAGTATCCCCACCCATACAGGGaacaattatgtgtatatatatatatatatatatatatatatatatatatatatatatatatatatatatatatatatgtatgtatgtatgtatgaatatatgtatgtatatatgcatgtatgtatgcatgtatgttgtgtgtatatatacatatatatatgtttatacagtatatatatatatatatatatatatatatatatatatatatatatatatatatatatatatatatacagtatatatatatatatgtattgtatatatatttatatatataaacatatatatgcatatatatactacatacatacatacacacatacataaaaactcccGTCCAAAACTACCAATGCATTCAAACCCACCCTTTTTTAGTTCATGGCCCTAAATGAAAAGCGAACcgaaatggaaatatataatatatcctcCCGTACAAAGTTCATACCATGAGTTGCATCGCTTATATCCATTGaggctattcaaaaaaaaaaaaaaaaaaaaaaaaataatatgataaaaaaagatgaaatggaaAAAAACCGACTTTTTTATCAGTCAAAAGTTGATGAGAGTCAATTTTCTGATGTGAATATTTTTAGGGCTTTGATATGAAAAGGGGAATCTCCGAAATACATTTCATGTAACGTTTTgatttgcattgagagagagagagagagagagagagagagagagagagagagagagagagagagagagagagagagagagagagatgcttattgTATAGTTCTTCCATCTAACCgaactatttatatttaaaaaaattacttaCCCAGTGATTACATTTCTTGCCTttccctcttctctctttctccatATTTCCCCTATAATTATAAAGagtaagtatctggctatatatatatatatatatatatatatatatatatatatatatatatatatatatatatatatatatatatatatatatatacacacacacatatatatggctccacaaggcactagaagagttgaaagacccaggcctacaaggatgaggactataaagcgtgaattaGGTAGTTACGAaagcagaagtattgatttaaaagctcaagatagtgacgactggcaaaatcttatTGAGGCCCTTtgaatcaataggcgtaggatatatatatatatatatatatatatatatatatatatatatatatatatatatatatatatacatatctatatatgtatatatatagatatatatatatacagtacatatatatatgtatatatatatatatatatatatatatatatatatatatatatatatatatatatatatgatacgactggcgaaatctgactgagactttgcgtcaataggtgtaggagatgatgatatatatatatatatatatatatatatatatatatatatatatgtgtgtgtgtgtgtgtgtatgtatgtatgtatgtatgtatgtatatatatatatatatatatatatatatatatatatatatatatatatatatcttaaactatCGTTCTTAAACTTAATCAAACTCATTTAAAACTCACAATATATTTCCGTTAAATTACTCTCATTGTAATTTGTTTACTATTATAAACTACGTAATTGTTGTGTGATTGTCACACTTTTTTTCAATTTCAGTAGTTTATTTCAGTGGTAATTTTTgtgttattaattaaattattattaattatttttccatcttATTATCATAttggaattaacattaattttaattacttttatatcaTTATCAAAACATGTAATAATTTCATATTTGTCCCAACATGATTGCCATATTGTTATCAGGTACCTTTCTCACTAACAATATCATCAACCTGATTAAGTTCAATTTCTATTTGCAGATTGACAAGAAGGGTGTTACACAAGCGAGGGTCAGTGTGCTTGGAAAGGTAAGTCCAGAGGAGATGAGAATATAGGAGTCCATTTTGCTTGTGTATGTAAGATATTATTACGTTTNNNNNNNNNNNNNNNNNNNNNNNNNNNNNNNNNNNNNNNNNNNNNNNNNNNNNNNNNNNNNNNNNNNNNNNNNNNNNNNNNNNNNNNNNNNNNNNNNNNNNNNNNNNNNNNNNNNNNNNNNNNNNNNNNNNNNNNNNNNNNNNNNNNNNNNNNNNNNNNNNNNNNNNNNNNNNNNNNNNNNNNNNNNNNNNNNNNNNNNNNNNNNNNNNNNNNNNNNNNNNNNNNNNNNNNNNNNNNNNNNNNNNNNNNNNNNNNNNNNNNNNNNNNNNNNNNNNNNNNNNNNNNNNNNNNNNNNNNNNNNNNNNNNNNNNNNNNNNNNNNNNNNNNNNNNNNNNNNNNNNNNNNNNNNNNNNNNNNNNNNNNNNNNNNNNNNNNNNNNNNNNNNNNNNNNNNNNNNNNNNNNNNNNNNNNNNNNNNNNNNNNNNNNNNNNNNNNNNNNNNNNNNNNNNNNNNNNNNNNNNNNNNNNNNNNNNNNNNNNNNNNNNNNNNNNNNNNNNNNNcattcatcatctacatcgcgcttactagtcctcatccatgtaagcctgggtcttccaactcttctagtgcattgtggagcccagctgaacgtttggtgaactagtctctcttggggattgcaaagAGCAAGAACTAATTTTAGATCTAAAAATTCACACGTAGATAAATTTTTCATTTCACGTTACAaatttgataaaaatgataaagttAGACAGGATCTAATTAAAATCAAAGATATTGTCTCGTTTGGTACATGTTTGAAGTACGTTTCACACGatataaaagaaaatcattttggaaattttattaaataatgtttttggaaatattattaaataatgttTTACCTCCCAAAATGATGACAAGAGAACAATGAATTTTGAAAAGCTATGATTGctgtgaaatagattttattcacaagatgttttctttttttgttgttgttgttgttgttttatttaataataatgatgataataacaattattattatcattattattatcatcatcatcattattattgttgttgttgttattgttgttgatgttgttttatataatgacaataataataaaatatattatcattattactattattattattattattattattattattattattattattattattattattactgttgttgtcattattgctgttgttgtttttatataataatgatgataataataattatcattattattattgtattttaatcaGTTAATTGATTATTCaattaataaattaattcatttaaaCCTACCAGTGATGATTAAAATAACCTTTTACATAATTATACTAAGCAAGCAAATTtagaggttatatatatacacatatatatatatatatatatatatatatatatatatatatatatatatatatataaatatatatatatatatatatatatatatatatgtatttatatatatatatatatatatatatatatatatatatatatatatatatatatatatatatatatatatatatattactctctacaatgtttacaacacttccaaaaggctcaaATACTTTATATTACTTTAATTACTATCAACAATTGAAATAtggttattatagttattatttttattcattattattattattattgttatcatttattggtattatgttattattattatttattatcattattattattatcatttattggtAGGAtaacataagctatatatatatatatatatatatatatatatatatatatatatatatatatatatatatatatatatatatatagatatatatatatatatatatgtatatatatatatatatatatatatatatatatatatatatatatatatatatatatatatatatatatatatatagcgttgccAATAGCTTCTCTTTTGCTAAGCAGCGTTACCAACTACAATATGTCTCCATAGcttcccgtattattattattattattattattattattattattattattacaagctaacctacaaccctagtgagaaaagcaagatgctataagaccaagagctccaacaatgaagaatagcccagtaaggaaaggaatcaagcaaacaaataaactacaagagaagttattaaaaaatcataattaaatattttaagaacagttagaacattaaattacattttttatatataaactatgaaaaataaaaaaaaaaataaaacagaggaagaagaaataagatagaacagcgtacccgaatgtaccctcaagcaagagaactctaccccaaaacagtggaagaccatggtacagacgatatggcactacccaagactagagaataatggtttggttttggagtattattattattattaattgctaagctacaactctagttggaaaagcagaatgatataagcccgggggttccaatagggaaaatagcctagtgaggaaaggaaacaaggaacaatgaaatcttttaagaacagtaacattaaaataaatatctcctatataaactataaaaattttaacgaaacaagaggaagtgaaataagatataatagtgagcccaagtgtaccctcaagcaagagaactctaccccaagacagtggaagaccatggtacagaggctatggcacaacccaagactagagaacaatggtttggttttggagtctcCTCTTAAAAGAGGTtcttaacccaagacggtggaagaccatgttgcagaggctatggcactaccctagacttgagaacaatggtttggttttggggtCTCCTCTTAAAAGAGGTTCGTACcatatagctaaagactctcttctacccgtaccggaattaatgaggccaactgtgcGAGAGAAAAAGTAGCTTGATCATTTCCCTGAAGGGTTGAGACGCCTAGCTACTTTTGGGCTTATTCTCCTTCCAGGCATATTTTTCCAGACGACCTGGAAACCCACTGGTTCTTTCCTTTCTGGAGTAATGAAGCGGAAGGACCATCCGTCTAACGAATAAAGATGTGTCTTTCCAAAAACATTCGCTgagtaattttgataaaaattataataataataataattattattattattatgaatataattatgatgataatttcaataatgataataataataataatagtaataattttaatgataataataatattaataataataataattatagtaataataataaagataataataatgataataatgataataataataatgataataataatagtaataatttcaataataataataataataaaaatgatattaataataataataatgataattataataataataataataataataataataataataataataataataataattccatcttCTCCGTCATGGACTTGCGCTGCCACTCACCGAAGGATGTCTTCTTCGACGACTTGGGACATACAAGACGACGACTCCTAACGACCAAGCCCCTCTTTACGCCCTGGTCGAACAATTTgtcgaaccgggttgtcgaacctatttgtcaaacggttcgaagaggtaaaCTCAGTCACATATGTGTAAGGTTTGttaacaatgaagccccgcccacaaaagtcaggcgagaacagactttcttcaaaccattcatcgaacgtgttcgacaaccagataccccgttcacacgttcgaacatcacagcaatcacttgtctgtcgaaccgcgttcggcTCTTGCTAGATAACACATTCGTCCAGATCATTTCGCCTAACAGTCGTTCATTTTCCAAACGATCTGGAATTGCCTGGAAGAACACAATCCACCAGACCTGTTCCGTAACTTTAATTTCGAAATAGTGATTTGAAATTAaccaattaacccccccccccccctgctctaGTTATGCTGGAAGTGTATTCTCCCACATccccaccctctttttttaatcCCTACCTCGTTCCAGAAGCCTTTGAACCAGCGACCTATCCAGCCGCCCTGGAACTCCCTGGAAGAATTTCTCATTTTCCTTCCCCATCGTTTATTTCCCTCCTGGAATGATCATTCGACATGAAATAGGATCCTCGCTGTTAGGAACCCTTTTCAAACTCGAGGGAACAGTCCAAAAGCAGGCTTCTATTATCCTGCAAGAGCAAACGAAAAGGATTAAGGCCTACTCCTACTGCAGGAGGGAGATGCCCTTTGTTGCAAAATCATTCGctcaacctcctctctctctctctctctctctctctctctctctctctctctctctctctctctctctctctctccttttgtcctGGAAGGGCGAGGCGAATCATTTCTGGAATGATCCAACCTTTTCCAGCTGAGTAAGGATGAGCTTCAAGATCTAGAGCGATAAGTCAGTTCACCAATTTGCATGGGTAATGAAGTAGCCGGCAAAGAGGTCATTGAGAGGTCATGAATTTCGGCGGGAGGTGGCACTCCTGGGGCCGGGTTTACTGGTGGTGGGGGGGGTTCATGTAGGGGTTTTTCCACTCCCTTGGGGGGTGGTTTACTGGGGATGGCGATGTAGGGTTGTGGTACCCCTGGGGGACTGTGTTTACTGGGGTGGCAATGTAGGGGTTGTGGCACTCCTGGGACTGGGTTTACTGGGGTGTGGAGATGAAGGGGTTGTTGCACTCCTGGGGGGCGCCAGGTGGCACTCCCGGGGGGGTGCCAGGTGGCACTCCTGGGGCCAGGCTTACTGGGGGTGGCGATGTAGGGGTTGCGGCACTCCCGTGGGACTGTGTTTACTGGGGGTGGCCATGTAGGAGTTATGGCACTCCTGGGGGCGTTTACTGGGGGGTTGATGCAGGGGTTCTGGCACTCCTTGGGGGAGTTTACTGGGGGTGGCCATGTAGGGGTTGTGGCACTCGTGGTGAACTGTGTTTACTGGGGTGACTATGTTGGGGTTCTGGCACTCCTTGGGGGCGTTTACTGGGGGTGGTGATGTAGGAGTTGTGGCACTCCTGGGACTGGGTTCACGGGGTGGTTGATGCAGGGGTTCTGGCACTCCTGCGGGGATCACTGGGGTACTTGATGTAGGGGTTTTGGGGGGTGGGAGACAGAATAGTATGTGATAATGG
The DNA window shown above is from Palaemon carinicauda isolate YSFRI2023 chromosome 29, ASM3689809v2, whole genome shotgun sequence and carries:
- the LOC137622659 gene encoding uncharacterized protein translates to MNQIAVLLDTGSTPYCTMSNQTARQEGMAEVTREAVGKASTPVIPAGVPEPLHQPPREPSPRSATTPTSPPPVNAPKECQNPNIVTPVNTVHHECHNPYMATPINAPRSAITPTWPPPVNTVPRECRNPYIATPSKPGPRSATWHPPGSATWRPPGVQQPLHLHTPVNPVPGVPQPLHCHPSKHSPPGVPQPYIAIPSKPPPKGVEKPLHEPPPPPVNPAPGVPPPAEIHDLSMTSLPATSLPMQIGELTYRSRS